Part of the Triticum urartu cultivar G1812 chromosome 2, Tu2.1, whole genome shotgun sequence genome, gtgctaccaaacgtcacaacgtaactgggtgattataaaggtgctctacaggtgtctccgaaggtacttgttgggttggcgtatttcgagattaggatttgtcactccgattgtcggagaggtatctctaggcccactcggtaatgcacataactataagccttgcaagcactgcaactaatgagttagttgcgggatgatgtgttacagaatgagtaaagagacttgcctgtaatgagattgaactaggtattgagataccggcgatcgaatctcgggcaagtaacataccgatgacaaagggaacaacgtatgttgttatgcggtttgaccgataaagatcttcgtagaatatgtaggagccaatatgagcatccaggttccgctattggttattgaccggagacgtgtctcggtcatgtctacatagttctcgaacccgtagggtccgcacgcttaaagttcgatgatggttatattatgagtttatgtgttttgatgtaccgaaggagttcggagtcccggatgagatcggggatatgacgaggagtctcgaaatggtcgagacgtaaagatcaatatattggacgactatattcggacatcggaaaggttccgagtgattcgggtattttcgggagtaccggagagttacgggaattcgtattgggccttaatgggccatgcggaaaaggagagaaaggcctcaaagggtggccgcacccctccccatgggctggtccgaattggactagggagggggggcccTTCCTTCCTTTtgcttttcccttccctttccttccctcctactcctactacttggaagggctcctagttctactaggaaaaggggaatcctactcccggtgggagtaggactcccctagggcgcgccatagagagggccggccctccccctcctccactcctttatatacgggggcagggggaaccccaaagacacacaagttgatcagttgatctctcccagccgtgtgcggtgcccccctccaccatattccacctcggtcatcgtagcggtgcttaggcgaagccctgcgtcggtagcaatgtcatcaccgtcaccacgccgtcgtgctgacggaactctcccgtgaagctctgctggaacggagttcgcgggacgtcatcgagctgaacgtgtgttgaactcggaggtgccgtgcgttcggtacttggatcggtcggatcatgaagacgtacgactacatcaaccgcgttgtgctaacgctttcgctttcggtctacgagggtacgtagacaacactctcccctctcgttgctatgcatcaccatgatcttgcgtgtgcgtaggaatttttttgaaattactacgttccccaacacttcttTTGTTTTTGGGAGGCTGTATTGCCTGGCGTGAGCTCCTTAGAGACCTTTGTCGGTCCTGCACCAGAGCCCATGGGCTCTACATAGTGAGGAGCGCGTTCGCCTGCTGGCGAGCCTGAAGAGAGCCCGTCTATGTCGGTAGGCATAGGTATGATTCCCGAGGCCACGAGAAACCGTGGGTGTGAGTGTTGTGGAGGGGGTTGCCTTTGAGCCAGAACCCTCTCTTGGTGCTGCGCCATCCACCGACCCCTCCTTCGTGGCTGAAGGGGAAGACGGCGATCATGTTGTGCTCGAGGAGATGGAAGCCGCTTTGCGGGAGAGAAACAAGCATGCCCAGACTTTAGGCAATGCCTTTAGGATCAGATTTGGGCAAGCGATCCAACCCGGAATGGAGGTAATCCTTTATAGTAGCGCTTTGTACGCCTAGTTGCCCTAAGCCTTGAGTGTGGTTGTATGGAGAATTGAACTGAAGGTCGTAGATAATGGTTATCCCCCGGGTGCGGATCTTTGACTTTCTTGGATTAAAAGTGGTTAGCACCCGTAGAATTTGAGCAAGCCCAGGTGGCCGCCCCTACATTGAAGTGGTGGTATCCCCTCATGTCCTTGAGTACAGCTAGGAGTTTGTCCACCACCATCCAGAACGTCAGCGGTCACATCACGCCAAATACGAGTCGAGTAGCGAGAGAGCTTTGAGGAGCCGATGACGCGAGCATTAAAGCCGGCTCGCCCATTTCAGCTTTGCCAGGGGAGTGTGTATATATGTATGTAAACCGTGTAGTTGGAAAGCATTCActctcccctcccctcctttCTCTGGAAAATTGGACCATTCTCGCATCCTCTGCCCTGCATGCATTCCCTTTAGAAAAGCATGTTAAACGTTTCTGAATAGATGACATGTAGGCTTGATATAGCAGTGCCTAGGGTTTTGTGCACGCGGGCGGTCCTCATTGGCCCAAACATTCATTTATCCACTTGTCCACTCCCTGCTCTCTTTCTTCACTCCGAGGCAAAAAATATTGCCCTTTTCAGGTGGCCCTTTCTTGCTTGTTGCCCATGTTCAGAAAGATGGTATCAGGTGTGTCGATATACGCTTGTTTGCTTTTCTTTGTTTGGCCTTCAGTGATCGACATGACTAATCGATGAATTGGCTTTTCCGATGAGCAAGAGTGTGAAATCTTGGTGTATAGAAGACTGTTAGGATGGATATGATAGGGAGCTGGGACTTTCTTCACGCGGGCTTTCCCTCTTCCCCATTTCAGGTGGCCCCTTCTTAGTTGTTGCGAAGGATGATTGTAGGCTTCTTAAGACGAGCTTGATATTGCCCTTGTTTAACGTATAGGCAATTCTCCCCTTTCTAGTGCATGCATTCAAGGGATTTGAGCACACCTGGCCACCATCTTGCTTCCGAGAGCGCCATGAGCCTTTTGGTGTTTGCGCCAGTTGGTTCTCTCAAGTAATGTTGTCCAAACACCTTGAGCATTGCAGTAGCAAACCTGACGATGGCGTCTCCACATGTACTTTAAGACATCCGGAGGTACTTGTCCACTAATCTGTGGCCGTGTAGGCAAGCATCCTCAATGCAGTCGTGCCATAGGTAAACATACTCAATGCAGCCGGGCACTTCTGATAGCCAGAGAAGTCAGTGGTTCCAACAACGTCTTGATTCAAGGTGAAGTAGTCATCGTAGGCCCGAACACCATTGCAGACCTTTTTTCGCATTCAAAAGTGGTGGTGAAAATGGTCCACTAACATTGGGATAAAGTGGTTGTCCATCAACATCAAATGCCCCGCGCCCTATTCTGATCTAGCACTCGACGTACCTGGATTGATCCCTTGAAATTGAGAACACGTCCATCCGCATATGCCCCACATTTGCAAGGACTTCCCTAATAATTGTCGTTTCATCCTCATTCGATGAGGACGAATTCAAGAAGTTGTCGTCCAAATCAACCATGTTTGCTTGAAAGTAAGGAAAAACTATCAACAATTTGTCCATGTCATCTGGCCAACCATTTTTGTTGGGCGTGGGGTCCGCCATGGACGGCACTTGCAGGGGTGGGCGGGGGATGGACGAGCGGTGGAACGGTGGGAGACTCCAAGGTGGataggtgtgtgtgtgtgggggggtgaGGTCTGGAAAGGCCTGGGTGTACAACGGCGGCGAAGGACTGGGAGGGAGAGGATACATATAGCGCATGCCGAGGGAAGGGGGAGGGGTTGAGTGGGGCGTCGGTAGGGTTTTGGCCTTTTGGGTGGGTCGAGGATGTCGGAGTTGTACATAGCCCTGATTTGCGGAAAATGAGAGGTGCGGACGGACGTTTACGGTATGACGGGTTGGATGGCAAAACCCATAGTGAAGAGGTAGGTGTGGATTGGATGGGATTGTACGTGTAGAAGGAGGAAGCAAGAAGACGGTCCCCTATCGGgagggaagggaagggaagggaagggaaggCAGTCCGGAGGAAAGGTGGATAGGAGGAGGATTGGCAGGAGAAGCAGCGGCGGAATTTCAGCAAGCCCTGGCCCCACATGGATACCTGTGATCATCCGGGTACAGGTAGCAGCATGAATGAGCACGTCAGCGATCACATCAAGGCAAGGCCATTCATTCGCAAAAAAAAAGGCAAAGCGAAGCCGAGCCGAGCCGAGCCGGTGGAGAGGAGACGAGCCGATGACGCCAGCCAGGCAGCGTCGAAGCCGGCTGAAAGTGAGTGTATGTATGCGGGCTCGGGCTGTGCAGTGCAGTTGGAAAGCATTCACTCTCCTCTGCAAAATTGGATCTCCACTTCATCACATCCTCTGCATTCCCTCCCTCCCTTTAGATCGATCGATCCGCGCAAGCAGAGCAAAGCAATTGCAATTGGATTGGATTGGATTGGCATCCGCAGAGAATTGCGCTCCTCTCCGATCCGATCCACGCAGTCGCAATTGCAATTGCAATTGCAATTGCCGTCCGTCCTGGATCGCCATTGCTCCCCTGGACCTGGATCCATCCGCCCCagcagagcagagcagagcagGTGAGACCTCCTCCTCTTGATCCGCCAgcattcttttcttttctttgtttctttctttctttctttcgatggatctttcttctttctttctcTGGACTGGATCGCTCCAATTGCTGCTTTGCTTCCTTTCTGTTTGGATGGATCGAGAATTGTTGTTTGGTTTGGGGTTTAGCAAAGGAATGCTCAATTCGCatcaagaaaagaaaagaaaagaaaagaaaaaggattTTGTTCAATTTAGATCCATCTGGTCTGGATGGATTCCTCCCTCCCTCGCATTCATCTGCTGCTCCCACTACCTAGTAGAgcctagctagctagctacctAACTGGATCAGCAACCaattctttctttctttctttctttctttctttctttggatcGCCGAGGCCCAGCATTCAATTCAATTCAATTCAATTCAATCAATTTAATTCATTCCCTCCCTCCTGGATCAGACCAGATCAGATCAAATCCGctcctttctttctttttttacaTATATACACTCCATGCCACTAGAGCAGAGTACTGCAGTGAGTAGTGTAATTGATTGATTAAGAGGTTCTATCCTATCCTACTATAGGAGTACTGGATTTCGCTCACACCAACTTTATATTGTTAGCAGCATGTCTATCCGTCTATCTTGAATATCCGTGTTTGCAATCTACAATTCGATTTGCACCACACAACTTCACTTCACCAGTTGATGCCCTCCATCTTTTACACTGTATACTACTACTGTACCACTACAATGCTAATAATTTCCATCCCAACTTCTCTACTGTAATaattcaaaaagaaaaaaaaagcgAGTCAATTCTCGATCTTAAACCTATCCGATCTGGAAAATTCAACCATTGTGTTGTATTCCCACTTTATTTATTCATTTCATCCTGATCCGATCCGCTGCCAGATCGATCAATCTTCTTCTTGTTGAGAATTCAATCTCCTAGATCGACGATAGATCCTCAATGCGGGCATCTCCATTTCCATCTCCACTGGGAAGGGAATTGCATTAGGCCAAATTCATTTCATTTCATACTGTAATgtaagcagcagcagcagattcCAATTTCGATGCAacactagtactactagtacaaGATGCAACTGTAGACTCACTATGCATGCAGATGCAGTCTGTGCGTGTGTGTGCCATCACTCGCTTTAATTGCCAATTTACTCTGCAAAATTGAATTTAATACTATAGTTGCTTCCAATCCAATCCAATCCATTGAGTGTAAGTAAATTCAGGCAGGATCCATAATTACTGTCCTGTCCATCAGAGAGAAGCTAGCAATCGGATCCTattccatccatccatccatcggGATTTATTTACTGCTTGGCTTGGCTTCACATCACATGCTAGTTGCTACTGCCCCAGCAAGCAGCTAGTCTAGTCTAGTGTAGTAAGTAGTATACGTACATTGGTAGACAGACACATCGCTTTCAGGATTGCTACCccagcaagcaagcaagcaagcaacaGGCATGCAGGCAGGCAATTCATACTGTATGATGCAGCTGGCTGGCTCCATGGCTGCCTGGTGGGTCCTGGCAGCAAGTTAGTACGTAGCGCCTTTGCCGGTTCATCGCCATCACGGTGGTCAGTGGATGATTGCTGTCAATCCGTTTGCAaatctcctctcctcccctctcATCACAGATTTACATGGATGCCCAGATCCGGATCAAATTTGCTTGCATGGACGCGTCACATCACCTCCATCACTTTTTCAAGCCGATCCGCGTCGAATTTCTCGGCCCAAATGATTGTGAATTGTCTAGTGTTATTACGACTAAAATGGTAttacctctgttcctaaatatacaagtctttttagagatttcactgtgaactacatacggagtaaaatgaatgaatctacactctaaaacgtgtctacatacatccgtatatagtctatagtggaatctctagaaagacttatatttaggaacgggggagTAGTAGATAAAATTTGGATCGTGCGCCGAATTCCTCTTTCTCATGATCACTCCATGAATGAATTACCCTACCCAGTGCTGCTGCTGTGTTATAAAGtgtttcttttttttttgaaagaaatTATAAAGTGTTCCTTGCTGCCACTAACTCTTCATCTAACTGCATCAACTCTTCAGTGTTCACTACTCCTCTGAATATCACCTGTTTCACTCTTGCACTCTGCTATAATAATTAATCCTCTGAATATCCATGCACTCTGCTCTGAATCTTGAGCTGATTTTGGCAACTTTTGGGTTCGTTCATGGTGCTGTCTACTGTATTGCTGTTGAGAGTTAACTGATACCATATTCCTTATGTTGAGCTGGCTGTGTGTGTGTATTGATTGGTTGAATTTGGTTGTTTCAGTTTCAGCAGGCAGGGAGGCGGCATCAGGCCGGTGAAGCAGTATGATGATGGGGACCGATGTGTGTTCTTCGCGGATGCTGTCGCTGCCCCGTTACGAGAGCGGCGACGAGGAGCTCACCGTGCTGCCCAGGCACACCAAGGTTGTCGTCACCGGTAACAACCGAACAAAGTCCGTGCTGGTCGGCCTGCAGGGTGTGGTCAAGAAGGCTGTTGGCCTTGGAGGATGGCACTGGCTGGTCAGGCTCCCTTCCTTCCTTTCAATTTTTATTTATTCAGGCATCCCACTGAAACTCTGCTTAGCTAGTGGCTGTTGCTTTATATTGATAGATATTGATTGACAATTGCAATGGAGTGAAAGGAATCATGTGTCCCTTTTGACTTCACTTTTCTTTGCACAAAGTAGCTAGTCAAGCAAGCAATTTCAAAGTTGAagatgcatatatataaataaagCTATAATAAAAGCATTATAAGTAGAAACCAACATCCATCCAAATATGGTATCCCTGAGATATTATTATCCTATTGGAAAAAGCAGGTTCTCAAGAATGGTGTGGAGGTGAAGTTGCAGAGGAATGCCCTCAGTGTCTTGGAAGCTCCGACTGGCAACGAGGACGATGATGAGATCGACGGCAGTAACAACTCGTTCTGCGGCAGCTTTGACATGGGAGACAAAGACATGAACTACTGTAAGACCATTTATTATGCCATCATTCAAAATGTTTGTAGCCAGAATGCATTCTATAAACTGTCTGTCTATCAGTGAAAAAAAACTGAATGTTCCCTTGTTGTGTGTTTTGCTCACAGCAAGCATCGAGTACCAGAAGCCAACAAAGCCAAGGGTCCGGCACACAAGGCCATGGTCTTCCTGCACGACGACGTCCAGCAGCCGGGCCAACAACCTTCACTCGACTTCGAAGCTGCGAGCGGTAATTAATCACTGTCCCTGTCCCAGCAAGTAATCACGACATGACAAGTAATTTGCGTCTGATCTGAGAGATGAGATTGGGCCATATATAATACTTAAATAGTATGATGAAAGGCGTGTGATCATCTCATCCTGCTGTGCTGGCTGGGATAATCACATGGCAATGGGCCATGGTTGGTTAGGCAGGAGTGTGGTCAAGTCGTTCTCATTGTCATTGCTTTTTTGCTAAACAAACTCGTGACTAATTTGTTGACAAGGCAAAAAGATGGATAATTTGATTCTTGGTGTATTTCAGTATCTTGTCTGTCTGTCTGTCTGTCTCATGGGGACCTAATTGAGTGTAGGGTGAGAGTTGCGCTGATTGGTGTTGTGAtatttgttgttgttgttgttgttgttgttgcagaGAGTGAACCTGACAAAGCTTGGAACACCCACACTATGGAGATACTGGAAGCACTTCAACCTTGTAAGCACTCCTGTCCTATCCCATCATCCCATGTAGTAGAGCAGAGTAGAGTAATCCTTGAGCAGCAAACAATAGAATAGAATAGAATCCATGCTAAGCTTTCGATTCATTCCTGATATGATAAATTACAGGGTGGTGAAAAATGTGTGCAGGTGAGCATGAACCCGACTCCATCAGAGGAGCAGCTGTTCCATGGGGTCCAGCAGCATTTCCAGTCCCAGGTAcaaacatacatacatacatacattttGTCTCAAACTTTGCATCCACCACTAGTAACTGAGAAGACTtgagatgaggaagaagaagaatgtaATCATGTGTGTATTCCTTTGTCCCCTCCAAATGCTGAAACAACAAACAAGCAGCAATTGGATGAGTTGCAGGTGATCTTGGGGTTCATCCAGACGGCGAAGAGGCTCAAGACCCTGTACAAGAACAACTCCTAGCCCAGCCCTCCTTCCTCAGATGCATACATACATATGCTTCACCTTCACCAGTGGTTTCAGTTGCTTGCTGttagtagagagagagagagaggttagATGATGCATCATGTGGTTAAGTAAGTAAGTTATTAATGTTAGTCTCCTCCTTGGGAATGAAGCAAGTTGTGAACAGAGAGGGATTTGTACTGGCACATTTGATCAGTACAAATTCTTCagtagcttcttcttcttcctcttcttcttcttcttcttcttactcCTTGTAATGATGAGAGAGAGAGCGCGCTCAAAAATGATGGATGCTGAATCATGTAAccccttgctgctgctgctgctgtttgtTATAACTGaccaccaaaccaaaccaatctCAGTTATTTGGAGAGATACTAAATACTAGCAAGTATTATACTAATTAGTTAATGTGAAGAAGGTACTCTATGGATGgatgaatgaatgaatgaattaTATATATATGCCTCCTTTTTATTTGGTGAGTCAGCATTTTCACATCCTCTTGTTTTTCTACTAGTAGTATTTCAAAATTGATTCATTCCTCTatctagaagaagaagaagaagaagaagaagaagatatcTTTGGTGTCTGCAAGGAGATCTGGACGTGCTActattttttttttcttttttaatCTAGATCTACTACCAGTAGTAGTATAGTAAGCAGCTCTCTTTTTCTTTGGCCACCCCTCCCCTCAAAAGATGGGATGGTGTGCTGTCCTGGAATTCCGTGCCTGTGCCTGTGCCTTGGCTGCTCAATGAATGAATGAACCTGGTGTACCATGGGCCACATGTCATGTACTTGTGCCTGCTCTGCATGCGGGCCCAAGAGCAAGTGTAGTACTCCCTTCATTTCAAAATATAGTGCAACTTTGACGACCGGTATAATTTTTGCTTCTGTCGCAGTCGCTCTCGTTGGTTAAATTAATGATTAAAATTGAATTTCAGAAAGTTAAAGCATGAGAATAGAGAAAACACTATATTTTAGAACGAAGAAAGTATGAATATGATGCATGCACCTGGATAGGCCCATCCATCCATTGACCCACCGTGCTGTGCAGCGACCATTGCTGTTCAAGATGGGTGGACCGGGCGCACTGGACCAACAGAGACACCATTGCATGATTCTATCTGCTCCTATATAAAAAGAGACATGGGTGATTGTGGCGCACGGTGGAGCAGGAGCATGCGTGCGCCTCGGGCAGTGTGCGTGCAGGATAACAAataaagagaagaaaaaaaacatgATGATAAAGTGGGATACGAGTACtactaagggcctctttgattcataggattttgAAAGCGCAGGAATAGGAAAAGTGTAAGGTTGGAGTGGCATGCCCATTTGAATCCTATAGAATTAGCAATGATTGTTTGATGCCACgggaaaaacaaaaaaattgtaaaaagaggttggagtggatgttaaatttcctatgaaatgtagtacaaaagatttcataggaaaaattcctatggaatccaatcctatgaatcaaaggacCAACATAGGAAAAAATCCTAAGGATTTCAATCCTCCAGAAATTCTATAAAATTCCTTTAAATCAAAGAAGCCCTAACCTCTGCCTAGTTGCTCAAACTTGGTTTTCTACCAATTCCAAGCCCATTTGCTTTAAAAACCAATCAATGTTTTTTTATGTAttcttctctccttttttttTACACAATTTCAAAGGATTCCTACCAACAGGTCAGGGCATCTCCAATCCAAAGTGGACCCCCAAATTGCCCGCAATCAACAGGCCGGATTAAGCGGTTAGGACACACTTTAATTTGCCATCCAAAGCCACCCCGAATCTGCCCGCGGACACGTCTGGTTATATCAAGTCTCACAAACCGGAAGCAAAGTAGGGGGCTTCGCGGGAGTCCGGATCAACCAACGTACGACTTCGACGCCACAGGTCCACCCAGAACCACACCCCCCATCTCCGTCCGTTCCCTCTTTCTTTGCATCCACTTCCTCCACCGCCTGCCCGCTTTGCCTACTCCACCATTTCACACCTCTCGTCTGTCTACCGCACGGGTACCATCAACCCTCGCGAATGCCATCCGTGGGGGTGATCACGCACGGCAAGTGTTCGGTGAAATGCTGGTGCTACAATTTTGAcaatttttcctttttctttgaAGCACTGGATACAAACACTCCTCATCCGATGAGGAGGATATAGTATGCGGATGAAAGACGATATGATGATGCAGGAGTCCTTGCAGACACGAAGCATGCAGAAGAGCATGTTCTCAATTTCAAGGAATCGACCAAGGGTCATCGAGTGTTGAACTAGAACAGGACACACGGGGGCATTTTGACGTTGATGGATGACTGTACTTTTGCCCCGATGCCCTATTTGTGAACAACTTTCGCCGACGCTTTCGGATGGGCAAAAACGGTGACGGCCGATGCCGTGAGCCAAAGCGAAGGTGGAGATAGCGGCAGTCCTCATGTTGGTGCGGCTGGAGGGCGTGACGACGAGGATTGATGTGTGCCGCCGAACACCCTGTGAACGACCTCCTCTTGAAGCAACACGAGAGAGCATGTTGTGTCCATGTCCGATGGCTGTTGTGTTGCACCAGCACCACCGTACGAATGTCCCGGCGCAAACCGTCCACAAAACGAGCAAGGAAGAAATATGGGTGAATAGAATCGGAGTAAGGCGTGAAATGATCATTACCTCAAATTTCTCTATGTAATCGATGAAAGTAGTGGTTTGGCGAATAGTATAGAATTGCCGGATTAGCAGCTGATGCGGATCGCATCCAAAACGAGTGCAGAGTAAGGAAACAAAtgaggaaacattttttttccTGAATTGGCTGTAACCAAATGGGTGAAGAAATTGAGAGATGCCCAAAACGAAAACGATTGATTGATGGGTCACAAACATTTTGAAATAGTACTGTTTGCAAAGAGTTGTCCAGAGGTGCGGATTTTCACCAACAGGCACCGAGAAAAAAAGAGGTGGCTGGTGAGTGGAGGTGGCTGTAGAAAGGAGTATGGGATTGGAGCTGACCGGCAGCGTGGTAGATGTACGTACATCACCGTGGTTGGACTTGGACGTCAGCTCAGATACATGCTGTAGAAATGATCAACAAACACAAAGCACACGACCTTCATGACCAGACCATACATGAAGAAAATACTCCATCACGACAGTTTATACTCCCTACGTATCTAATATAAGTGTTTCTAGAGAATCTAATATGAACTACATACCACTGGCGGAGATTACTGCAAGTATGAGATTAGCCAAAACAATGAAGAAAATTTACTATTCGAGGATTAGATAAGGAAAAGATCA contains:
- the LOC125534929 gene encoding uncharacterized protein LOC125534929 isoform X2, whose amino-acid sequence is MMMGTDVCSSRMLSLPRYESGDEELTVLPRHTKVVVTGNNRTKSVLVGLQGVVKKAVGLGGWHWLVLKNGVEVKLQRNALSVLEAPTGNEDDDEIDGSNNSFCGSFDMGDKDMNYSSIEYQKPTKPRVRHTRPWSSCTTTSSSRANNLHSTSKLRARVNLTKLGTPTLWRYWKHFNLVSMNPTPSEEQLFHGVQQHFQSQQLDELQVILGFIQTAKRLKTLYKNNS
- the LOC125534929 gene encoding uncharacterized protein LOC125534929 isoform X1, yielding MMMGTDVCSSRMLSLPRYESGDEELTVLPRHTKVVVTGNNRTKSVLVGLQGVVKKAVGLGGWHWLVLKNGVEVKLQRNALSVLEAPTGNEDDDEIDGSNNSFCGSFDMGDKDMNYSSIEYQKPTKPRVRHTRPWSSCTTTSSSRANNLHSTSKLRARVNLTKLGTPTLWRYWKHFNLGGEKCVQVSMNPTPSEEQLFHGVQQHFQSQQLDELQVILGFIQTAKRLKTLYKNNS